The following are from one region of the Methanospirillum hungatei genome:
- a CDS encoding response regulator — MKRILIVDDDLAILDSTKQILEFEGYEVETAATAGGGLEKIESQFFNLALFDIKLPDMEGTELLERAHKIRPDMKKIMVTGYASLENSVFSLNAGADAYIMKPVNPKDLLQKIKEKLDEQERDKIIDGDKVAEFLEERLLSIR, encoded by the coding sequence ATGAAGAGAATCCTAATTGTCGATGATGATTTGGCAATCCTCGATAGTACCAAACAAATTCTTGAATTTGAAGGATATGAAGTAGAAACCGCGGCAACCGCTGGAGGAGGACTGGAAAAAATTGAGTCTCAATTTTTTAATCTTGCACTGTTTGATATAAAACTCCCTGATATGGAAGGAACAGAACTCCTTGAAAGAGCACATAAAATCCGGCCTGATATGAAAAAGATCATGGTCACCGGGTATGCAAGTCTGGAAAATTCGGTTTTTTCACTCAACGCTGGAGCAGATGCGTACATTATGAAACCAGTTAATCCTAAAGATCTGTTACAGAAGATTAAAGAAAAACTGGATGAGCAGGAGAGAGATAAGATTATCGATGGCGATAAAGTAGCCGAATTCTTAGAAGAACGCCTTCTCTCAATCCGATAA
- a CDS encoding sensor histidine kinase, with protein MMKPGILKSPDTSLGERFQVLFVISSPDIAVLSQKYLELSDLLSVTVSHNGQEALAFVQKRSYDVILSDYDLDDMDAITLHINLERIGQKKPFLLFSIPDRDRDILIDYAQDPQKHVDSEHDVNIIFNEQIQKIVQSVELFRARNRLELYARHLEELVEERTKQLQIAERFAIIGELATMIGHDMRNPLQVITNMQYLLEMKISKMHQDEAFVLVKHGIPEIFNRIRTEVLYLNKIVSDLQDYARDIHPEVSIVNPILVMDEILKNISIPDNIQVIKRIESDFLISGDPFLLTRVLENLINNAIQAMEKGGILTLKISRVKENVCIMISDTGVGIPPESLSKIFEPLYTTKPKGTGLGLAVTKRLVEAHGGTITLVNTSSEGTTFEVTLPAS; from the coding sequence ATGATGAAACCTGGAATATTAAAATCTCCGGATACATCTTTGGGAGAGAGATTTCAGGTTTTGTTCGTAATTAGTTCTCCAGATATTGCAGTTTTATCCCAAAAATATCTGGAACTATCAGATCTTTTATCTGTTACGGTTTCTCACAATGGTCAGGAAGCTCTCGCATTTGTACAAAAAAGGTCATATGATGTAATTTTATCTGATTATGATCTTGATGATATGGATGCTATTACACTTCATATCAATCTGGAGCGGATAGGTCAGAAAAAACCATTTTTATTATTCAGTATACCTGACAGAGACCGTGATATTCTAATTGATTATGCGCAGGATCCCCAAAAACATGTTGATAGTGAACATGATGTTAATATCATTTTTAATGAGCAGATTCAGAAAATCGTTCAGTCAGTAGAACTTTTCAGAGCCCGGAACAGACTGGAGCTCTATGCTCGTCACCTTGAAGAACTTGTTGAGGAACGAACCAAACAGTTACAGATTGCGGAGCGTTTTGCAATAATTGGGGAACTTGCTACCATGATTGGGCATGATATGCGAAATCCTCTTCAGGTCATCACAAACATGCAATATCTTTTAGAGATGAAAATCAGCAAAATGCACCAGGACGAAGCATTTGTTCTTGTAAAGCATGGAATTCCTGAAATATTTAATCGGATACGAACTGAGGTTCTCTATTTGAACAAAATTGTATCTGATTTACAGGATTATGCAAGAGATATTCATCCAGAAGTATCAATAGTCAATCCAATTCTAGTTATGGATGAGATACTAAAAAATATCTCAATTCCTGATAATATTCAGGTAATAAAAAGAATAGAATCAGATTTTTTAATTTCAGGAGATCCATTTTTACTCACCAGAGTATTGGAAAACCTGATTAACAATGCCATACAGGCAATGGAAAAAGGAGGGATCCTTACTTTGAAGATATCCCGGGTTAAAGAGAATGTCTGTATAATGATATCAGATACTGGTGTTGGTATTCCTCCGGAGTCTTTATCAAAAATATTTGAACCTCTGTATACAACCAAGCCGAAAGGAACTGGATTGGGATTAGCAGTAACAAAACGGCTGGTTGAAGCACATGGGGGAACGATAACCCTGGTGAATACATCTTCTGAAGGGACAACGTTTGAAGTTACACTTCCTGCATCATAG
- a CDS encoding glycoside hydrolase family 26 protein, with the protein MKIIAFSHEWSIHRSFPIEQITTIHAFGAIPYVRLMLRTDNKQYRPEPLYTLKRIRDGFYDTEIRQFAKEAKELPYPLLIEYGTEMNGWWFSWNGYWTGKEKGTLLFQSVYRHIITLMKEEGADNLIWVFHINWHSNPEEEWNNPKMYYPGDELIDIIGISAYGALTPDDKNSLPFWVMMNGGYQTARNISQSKPVLLSEFGTDIRNPYTSADVWIEEAFSTLIEQNQWSHVIGFVWWNANWPNDLNPENNTTMRIEDDISIQNIFRKYLSSDVVADN; encoded by the coding sequence TTGAAAATCATCGCATTTTCACATGAATGGAGCATACATAGAAGTTTCCCAATAGAACAGATTACCACCATACATGCTTTTGGAGCGATTCCATATGTAAGACTTATGCTCCGGACTGATAATAAGCAATACAGACCTGAACCACTATATACGCTGAAAAGAATTCGGGATGGTTTTTATGATACTGAAATTCGTCAGTTCGCAAAAGAGGCAAAAGAACTGCCATACCCCTTATTGATAGAATACGGAACAGAAATGAATGGATGGTGGTTCTCATGGAATGGCTATTGGACTGGCAAAGAAAAGGGGACCTTATTGTTCCAATCAGTATATCGACATATCATTACACTTATGAAAGAAGAAGGAGCAGATAACCTTATCTGGGTATTTCATATCAATTGGCATTCAAATCCTGAAGAAGAGTGGAATAATCCGAAGATGTACTATCCAGGAGATGAATTGATTGACATAATCGGGATTTCAGCATATGGGGCACTCACCCCTGATGATAAAAACTCTCTTCCATTTTGGGTAATGATGAACGGAGGATATCAGACAGCTAGAAACATTTCTCAATCAAAACCTGTGTTACTATCTGAATTTGGCACAGACATAAGAAATCCATATACCTCTGCTGATGTATGGATTGAAGAGGCATTTTCAACTCTTATTGAGCAAAACCAATGGTCTCATGTTATAGGTTTTGTCTGGTGGAATGCTAATTGGCCAAATGATCTAAATCCTGAAAATAATACAACAATGCGGATTGAAGACGATATAAGTATTCAAAACATTTTCAGAAAATATCTATCATCAGACGTAGTTGCTGATAATTAA
- a CDS encoding energy-coupling factor ABC transporter permease — MHVMEGFLPPLWAAIWWIISLPFIIYGFVQLKKLITENKDALPLLGICGALIFILSALKLPSVTGSCSHPTGTGLSAIVFGPFVTTIIGFIVLLFQALFLAHGGLSTLGANTFSMAICGPFLGYYVYRALRDTKLNMYITVFIAVALADLFTYVITALELTLAVPAGDLGFGGLFATFLGVFAITQIPLAILEGAVLALVFKYIVDIKPDIIVRMKIFSEEKIKAARGE, encoded by the coding sequence ATGCATGTTATGGAAGGATTTCTTCCGCCCCTTTGGGCGGCAATTTGGTGGATTATTTCATTACCATTCATTATTTACGGATTCGTTCAATTGAAAAAACTCATTACAGAGAATAAAGATGCACTTCCACTCCTGGGTATTTGTGGCGCACTTATCTTTATCCTCTCAGCACTCAAACTTCCGTCAGTCACCGGAAGTTGTTCCCATCCTACCGGGACCGGCCTCTCAGCCATCGTGTTCGGCCCTTTCGTAACCACCATCATCGGATTTATCGTCCTCCTCTTCCAGGCACTCTTCCTGGCACATGGTGGGCTTTCAACCCTTGGTGCAAACACATTTTCGATGGCAATATGCGGTCCGTTTTTGGGATACTATGTCTACCGCGCTCTTCGTGATACCAAACTAAACATGTATATCACGGTATTTATCGCCGTTGCTCTCGCTGATCTCTTCACCTACGTCATCACCGCTCTTGAGCTCACCCTGGCTGTACCGGCTGGAGACCTTGGATTCGGGGGCCTGTTTGCAACCTTCCTTGGTGTCTTTGCAATAACGCAGATTCCACTGGCAATCCTGGAAGGAGCTGTGCTCGCACTGGTGTTCAAATACATTGTTGATATTAAACCAGACATTATTGTCAGAATGAAAATATTCTCTGAAGAGAAGATCAAAGCCGCACGGGGAGAGTGA
- a CDS encoding energy-coupling factor ABC transporter substrate-binding protein encodes MKYQFEIIVGIIVILFIGVFLYTASINPDAEFGGSDGVGSAVVSELTGVAEDDVAPLIPQWAPPSGEIESGLFALQAAFGGIILGLGFGYLLGQRKINQN; translated from the coding sequence ATGAAATATCAATTTGAGATTATCGTCGGAATCATTGTGATCCTGTTCATCGGAGTGTTTCTCTACACCGCTTCCATCAACCCGGATGCAGAGTTCGGAGGTTCAGACGGCGTTGGATCAGCAGTTGTTTCTGAACTGACCGGAGTTGCAGAAGATGATGTCGCCCCCCTGATTCCCCAGTGGGCACCCCCATCCGGTGAGATCGAATCTGGATTATTTGCACTTCAGGCAGCATTTGGCGGAATTATTCTCGGACTGGGGTTTGGATACTTACTAGGACAACGAAAAATAAATCAAAATTGA
- the cbiQ gene encoding cobalt ECF transporter T component CbiQ, with amino-acid sequence MFAHDFLEEAAQHNALLQVHPYTKLLLGIGSIILVLLTPNYIVPCFLAISLSIVIIVIAKINFKFYLKLLEIPLSFALLSALVIIFLSEGVTEIWSFQVFSWLTLTVTEESLNQGLHIFARVFGGMCALFFISLTTPMTDLFGIMKKLKVPDLFIDLSMIIYRYIFIFMEKAHQIYLAQQMRLGYTKPREAIKSYSMLFGSIFITSWDAGEDLIHAMDCRCYNGKYAKMITYNPMEWRSLSVVSIYLFIIIGMILWTSG; translated from the coding sequence ATGTTTGCCCATGATTTCCTGGAAGAAGCAGCACAACATAATGCCCTTCTACAGGTCCATCCATATACCAAACTTCTTCTTGGTATTGGATCAATCATCCTTGTTTTATTAACGCCAAATTATATTGTCCCTTGTTTTCTTGCGATATCTTTGAGTATCGTAATCATTGTTATCGCAAAGATAAATTTCAAGTTTTATCTGAAACTGCTTGAAATTCCGCTCAGCTTTGCACTCTTGAGCGCACTTGTCATCATTTTTCTTTCCGAGGGAGTGACAGAAATATGGTCATTCCAGGTATTTTCCTGGCTTACCCTCACCGTAACTGAGGAAAGCCTGAATCAGGGACTGCATATTTTCGCTAGAGTTTTCGGAGGCATGTGCGCTTTGTTTTTCATATCCCTGACAACACCCATGACCGATCTCTTCGGTATCATGAAAAAACTGAAAGTCCCTGACCTGTTTATTGACCTTTCAATGATCATCTACCGGTACATCTTCATTTTTATGGAAAAAGCCCACCAGATATATCTCGCACAACAGATGCGTCTTGGATACACCAAACCCCGCGAAGCAATCAAATCCTACAGCATGCTCTTTGGGAGCATCTTCATCACATCATGGGATGCGGGCGAAGATCTTATTCATGCCATGGATTGCCGATGCTATAATGGAAAATACGCAAAAATGATCACCTATAATCCAATGGAATGGAGATCTCTTTCTGTTGTTTCTATCTATCTTTTCATCATCATCGGCATGATCCTCTGGACATCAGGGTAA
- a CDS encoding energy-coupling factor ABC transporter ATP-binding protein, producing the protein MEPLIELRDLEYAYPYASPALLAISLRIQRGEKIALVGSNGAGKSTLLLTLNGMIRPDKGLVTFHGNPVSYDRASLRKIRQKIGFVFQDPDVQIIAPTVWQDVAFGPVNLDYSDEQVKQVVTDALHSVGLEGFEKRPPYHLSGGEKKRVAIAGILAMDPDVLILDEPTSMLDPAGSEDIMDLLDELNHQGKTIIISTHDVELAYPWADRIVLMEKGRIIASGTPGEAFSDKELVRRARLKTPILLELSQELKSRGMKTPGTLPRTVLDIIRIIEQDHHGSIRLSDNGYGTIHVGDVDQISGPHIQAILARTSCDTIGVMGSRAKICARQWGLTPDISYAVIDKCILQAMNGRTSLILTTGGMVTRVFERVTMFNQTNNRSIPVRSLIHNENPDKLPGI; encoded by the coding sequence ATGGAACCACTCATCGAACTCAGAGATCTCGAATATGCATATCCATATGCCTCCCCTGCACTCTTAGCTATCAGCCTCCGTATTCAGAGAGGAGAAAAGATTGCTCTGGTCGGTTCTAATGGAGCAGGAAAATCCACCCTCCTCCTCACCCTCAATGGGATGATACGACCAGACAAGGGATTGGTTACCTTCCATGGAAACCCGGTTTCATATGATCGTGCATCACTTCGGAAGATCAGGCAGAAGATCGGGTTTGTCTTTCAGGATCCGGATGTTCAGATAATTGCACCTACCGTATGGCAGGATGTCGCATTTGGACCGGTGAACCTGGATTATTCAGATGAACAGGTGAAGCAGGTAGTTACAGATGCGCTGCATAGCGTCGGACTCGAAGGTTTTGAGAAGCGTCCTCCTTATCACCTTTCAGGCGGGGAGAAGAAGAGGGTCGCCATCGCAGGGATCCTTGCCATGGATCCTGATGTCCTCATCCTGGACGAACCTACGAGCATGCTTGATCCTGCCGGAAGCGAAGACATTATGGACCTCCTTGATGAACTCAACCACCAGGGGAAAACTATCATCATCTCCACCCATGACGTTGAGCTTGCCTATCCCTGGGCCGACCGTATAGTTCTGATGGAAAAGGGTAGGATAATAGCATCTGGAACTCCGGGAGAGGCATTCTCAGATAAAGAACTGGTCAGGCGGGCACGGCTGAAAACGCCGATACTTCTTGAGCTCTCGCAGGAACTGAAGAGCAGGGGAATGAAAACACCGGGAACCTTACCTAGAACCGTCCTTGACATCATCAGAATCATCGAGCAGGATCATCATGGATCAATCCGCCTCTCTGACAATGGATATGGGACAATACATGTCGGGGATGTTGACCAGATATCCGGACCACATATACAGGCGATTCTTGCCAGGACTTCATGTGACACCATCGGAGTGATGGGAAGCAGGGCAAAAATTTGTGCCCGCCAATGGGGTCTGACTCCGGATATCTCCTATGCAGTCATCGACAAATGTATCCTCCAGGCAATGAACGGGCGAACCAGTCTTATTCTGACAACCGGAGGGATGGTTACCAGGGTTTTTGAACGGGTGACCATGTTTAACCAGACAAACAACCGGTCAATTCCGGTTCGATCACTCATACACAATGAAAACCCGGATAAACTACCGGGTATCTGA
- a CDS encoding bifunctional cobalt-precorrin-7 (C(5))-methyltransferase/cobalt-precorrin-6B (C(15))-methyltransferase, giving the protein MIHRPPDKPPTGGPTKDEVLAIAMHKLDLKPADIFADIGCGTGKVTLTAAPLVSHVHAMDIREEAYRWTCEELRKSGFANVTPHFGNAVSILSSLEKVDKAFVGGSKNLSDIITRLAHLKVKTIVITAVLLETLNIAQSTLQEFDMFHDVTLVQVSKSMPLAGGFMLKPLDPVFIITGGVA; this is encoded by the coding sequence ATGATACATCGTCCACCGGATAAACCACCAACAGGCGGACCAACAAAGGATGAAGTGCTGGCAATAGCCATGCACAAACTGGATCTGAAACCAGCAGATATTTTTGCTGATATCGGGTGTGGGACCGGAAAAGTTACCCTGACCGCTGCACCACTGGTTTCTCATGTCCATGCCATGGATATCAGAGAGGAAGCATACCGATGGACCTGTGAAGAACTGCGAAAGAGTGGTTTTGCAAATGTAACACCGCACTTTGGCAACGCTGTTTCTATTCTCTCCTCTCTGGAAAAAGTAGATAAAGCCTTCGTTGGGGGGTCGAAGAATCTTTCTGATATCATCACCCGGCTTGCTCACCTGAAGGTGAAAACCATTGTTATCACTGCAGTTCTTCTTGAAACGCTCAATATTGCACAATCAACATTACAGGAATTTGATATGTTTCATGACGTCACCCTTGTTCAGGTTTCAAAAAGTATGCCCCTTGCCGGGGGATTTATGCTCAAACCCCTTGACCCGGTATTCATCATCACCGGAGGGGTTGCCTGA
- a CDS encoding cobalt-factor II C(20)-methyltransferase: MLTGVGLGPGDPELLTLKAVRMLQKADVVYIPGGLARRLVEPYCTPIELPFPMSHDEEMIRAQIIENSEKIATDARDKNVVFGIIGDPNIFSTFSRLTVILKERYPDITVGTVPGISSITALMSETGLPITGGFCVTDGSAIKSLIRMKVRKPHELAENLRKEGYSRFSLVERMYMDGMQVLTGDDLPEESSYFSLLYAERDI, from the coding sequence ATGCTCACCGGAGTGGGTCTTGGTCCTGGCGATCCTGAGCTTCTGACCCTCAAGGCGGTTCGCATGCTGCAGAAAGCAGATGTTGTGTATATTCCAGGCGGTCTGGCAAGGCGTCTGGTTGAGCCATACTGCACCCCCATTGAACTTCCCTTTCCCATGAGTCATGACGAAGAGATGATTCGGGCGCAGATCATCGAGAATTCTGAAAAGATTGCGACAGATGCCAGGGATAAGAATGTCGTCTTTGGAATCATTGGTGACCCGAATATCTTTTCAACCTTCTCCCGTCTCACGGTTATCCTGAAGGAGAGATATCCGGATATCACCGTAGGTACTGTTCCCGGCATCTCATCAATAACGGCACTCATGTCTGAGACCGGGCTTCCCATTACCGGGGGATTTTGTGTCACCGACGGGAGTGCGATAAAATCCCTGATTCGGATGAAAGTCAGAAAACCCCATGAGTTGGCAGAAAATCTCCGGAAAGAAGGGTACTCAAGGTTTTCACTGGTGGAGCGGATGTATATGGACGGTATGCAGGTCCTCACCGGGGATGACCTTCCGGAAGAGAGCAGTTACTTCTCACTCCTGTATGCAGAGCGTGACATATGA
- the cobM gene encoding precorrin-4 C(11)-methyltransferase — protein MNKIWFIGAGPGDPDLITVKGRRLLDSADILIYAGSLVNPDLVASSPAGEKYDSNGMSLEEMVPIMVRGIREGKTVIRLHSGDPALYGAIVEQIDLLKQEGISVEVVPGVSSLFGAAAALQAQLTLRGVSESVIITRPAGKTLEKDKIFELSQTGETMAVFLGTDKLEEITSRLACHPETTAVVIYHATWPDQKIIRGTVQDIARKAADAGITKSALLLIGEVFAEDPQGHIRSFLYS, from the coding sequence ATGAATAAAATCTGGTTTATTGGTGCCGGACCTGGAGATCCTGATCTCATTACTGTGAAGGGACGAAGACTCCTTGACTCCGCTGACATCCTGATATATGCCGGATCACTGGTCAATCCTGACCTTGTTGCAAGTTCTCCGGCGGGCGAGAAGTATGACAGTAATGGCATGAGCCTTGAAGAGATGGTTCCCATCATGGTCAGGGGAATTCGGGAAGGAAAAACGGTAATCAGACTTCATTCAGGAGATCCTGCACTCTATGGGGCAATCGTTGAACAGATTGATCTTCTAAAGCAGGAAGGCATATCTGTCGAAGTCGTCCCGGGAGTCTCATCGCTCTTTGGCGCTGCAGCAGCATTACAGGCTCAGCTGACACTTCGGGGAGTATCAGAATCGGTCATCATCACCCGCCCCGCTGGAAAAACCCTTGAGAAAGACAAGATATTCGAACTCTCACAGACCGGCGAAACCATGGCAGTCTTCCTGGGAACTGACAAACTTGAGGAGATTACATCCCGCCTGGCCTGCCACCCGGAGACTACTGCTGTGGTAATATACCACGCAACATGGCCAGATCAGAAGATCATCAGGGGAACGGTGCAGGACATTGCCAGGAAAGCGGCGGATGCAGGGATTACAAAATCTGCTCTTCTGCTTATTGGTGAAGTATTTGCAGAAGATCCACAAGGACATATCAGGTCATTCCTTTATTCATGA
- the cbiG gene encoding cobalt-precorrin 5A hydrolase, translating to MSTVVTALPYFQEQGERIAKAINAEFIPYRSGLFSELFQTTQRIVAIMAIGIVIRNIAPLIHDKWTDPAVVVISPDMQYAIPVLGGHHGANDLAYLLQERCNLTPVITTATEATGREAVEVLATRENLRVINTRSTRQANASVLIGNAGVYRVPGPGMVIAGSGVSFLVADGPYVVGIGCRLGTSADEIMQAIHSACEAAGINLEDIAIYASGAIKSHESGLLEAIRTLGRNIIFLDPSDLNEEAPPSKSAASRFGLPGVAEPAALAVSVHHHLILEKQIYGNVTIAIAE from the coding sequence ATGAGTACGGTTGTAACAGCGCTCCCGTACTTTCAGGAGCAGGGAGAGAGAATCGCTAAAGCAATTAACGCAGAGTTTATCCCCTACCGTTCAGGATTATTCTCTGAACTCTTTCAGACCACACAGCGGATAGTTGCGATCATGGCAATCGGCATCGTAATCCGGAATATAGCGCCCCTGATCCATGACAAGTGGACAGATCCTGCAGTTGTCGTGATAAGTCCTGATATGCAGTATGCAATACCTGTTCTGGGAGGTCATCATGGAGCAAATGATCTTGCATACCTGCTACAGGAGAGATGCAACCTAACTCCGGTCATCACCACCGCAACCGAAGCAACCGGACGGGAAGCTGTCGAAGTCCTGGCAACCCGTGAAAACCTCCGGGTTATCAATACCCGGTCCACCAGGCAGGCGAACGCATCGGTCCTTATCGGGAATGCCGGAGTATACCGGGTGCCAGGTCCCGGGATGGTTATTGCGGGATCAGGAGTCTCATTCCTTGTTGCAGATGGACCGTATGTGGTCGGTATCGGATGCAGGCTGGGAACATCTGCAGATGAAATCATGCAGGCAATTCATTCCGCATGTGAAGCGGCCGGTATCAATTTAGAAGATATTGCCATCTATGCATCCGGCGCAATCAAATCTCATGAGTCGGGCCTTCTTGAAGCGATCAGAACACTGGGCAGAAATATCATCTTTCTTGATCCATCCGACCTGAATGAGGAGGCCCCCCCTTCAAAGTCTGCTGCATCACGGTTCGGACTTCCCGGTGTTGCAGAACCAGCAGCACTTGCTGTATCAGTCCATCACCACCTCATCCTGGAGAAACAGATCTATGGAAACGTCACCATCGCAATCGCAGAATAA
- the cobJ gene encoding precorrin-3B C(17)-methyltransferase: METSPSQSQNKTQTPTGSLAVVGIGPGSPEMLTIAAEKAIKNADIVIGNDFYINQIPHLFTHQEVIKSQMGKEVNRAKQAIALAQDKHVVMVSGGDPGVYGMAGLILEMAERIAPDLKIDIIPGVTAASAGAALLGAPLTNDFAVISLSDLLTPRDVIKKRIRALCTAGIPIVLYNPKSRTRTSLFEDVVDIAREHLAGETPVGIVKDAYRPDETIIVTTLANVMDVFDSVDMHTVVFIGGEETRMLRRYADARGMFTPRGYHRKYVY; this comes from the coding sequence ATGGAAACGTCACCATCGCAATCGCAGAATAAAACTCAAACTCCCACCGGCTCACTCGCAGTCGTCGGAATAGGCCCTGGCAGTCCGGAGATGCTGACTATCGCAGCTGAAAAAGCAATAAAGAACGCGGACATTGTCATCGGGAATGACTTTTACATCAACCAGATACCCCATTTATTTACTCATCAGGAAGTCATCAAAAGTCAGATGGGAAAAGAGGTAAACCGCGCAAAGCAGGCTATTGCTCTTGCACAGGACAAACATGTCGTCATGGTATCCGGTGGAGATCCTGGCGTATATGGAATGGCCGGACTTATCCTTGAGATGGCCGAACGAATTGCTCCGGACCTGAAGATTGACATCATTCCTGGAGTGACGGCTGCAAGTGCCGGTGCTGCTCTGCTTGGGGCTCCTCTCACCAATGATTTTGCTGTCATCAGCCTTTCAGACCTGCTTACACCCCGTGATGTTATAAAGAAACGCATCAGGGCATTATGTACGGCCGGGATCCCTATTGTACTCTATAATCCCAAAAGCCGCACACGAACCAGCCTGTTTGAAGATGTCGTCGATATCGCACGCGAACACCTCGCCGGTGAAACCCCGGTGGGGATTGTAAAGGATGCCTACCGTCCGGATGAGACGATTATCGTCACCACTCTTGCGAATGTCATGGACGTTTTTGATAGTGTAGACATGCACACCGTTGTTTTTATTGGCGGTGAAGAGACACGAATGCTCAGGAGATATGCAGATGCCAGAGGAATGTTCACCCCCCGCGGGTACCACCGGAAATATGTCTACTAA
- a CDS encoding precorrin-8X methylmutase, whose translation MSTNTYTDIGADTPEGYAISRTSRELARKTIGDAGPLDRIRQRCSIAVGDFAMADLMRFQGDPVSAGFAALRAGAPIFTDIRMVQTGIQKKGHKSKVTCILDTLSSPDTGGKTRTSAAIMALGDHLTGSIIVIGNAPSALLVLCDMIQKGIRPALIIGTPVGFVNAAESKELLRTFDISSISNEGTRGGTPVAVAAMNEIITMFVEAAGTIE comes from the coding sequence ATGTCTACTAATACCTATACCGATATCGGAGCTGATACACCGGAAGGATATGCCATATCACGTACATCACGGGAACTGGCCAGGAAGACCATCGGAGATGCTGGACCCCTTGACCGGATTCGCCAGCGTTGCTCAATCGCTGTCGGTGATTTTGCAATGGCAGACCTGATGCGGTTTCAAGGAGATCCGGTGAGTGCCGGTTTTGCAGCTCTGCGAGCGGGAGCACCAATATTTACTGATATCAGGATGGTGCAGACCGGGATCCAAAAGAAGGGACACAAAAGTAAGGTGACCTGTATCCTTGATACCCTTTCATCACCTGATACCGGGGGGAAGACACGCACATCTGCAGCAATTATGGCTCTTGGGGATCACCTTACCGGATCCATTATTGTTATCGGAAATGCTCCGTCAGCACTTCTGGTTCTGTGCGATATGATTCAAAAAGGGATCAGACCTGCCCTTATTATCGGGACACCGGTTGGTTTTGTGAACGCAGCAGAGTCAAAAGAACTCCTTCGGACCTTTGATATCTCCTCGATCTCCAACGAAGGAACACGTGGGGGCACTCCGGTCGCCGTTGCTGCCATGAATGAGATCATCACCATGTTCGTGGAAGCGGCCGGAACCATTGAGTAA